One region of Pseudomonas sp. B21-040 genomic DNA includes:
- the suhB gene encoding inositol-phosphate phosphatase, whose product MQPMLNIALRAARSASELIFRSIERLDTIKVDEKDAKDYVSEVDRAAEQKIIDALRKAYPNHSILGEETGMHAGNGIEGEEYLWIIDPLDGTTNFLRGIPHFAVSIACKYRGRLEHAVVLDPVRQEEFTASRGRGAQLNGRRLRVSGRTSLEGALLGTGFPFRDDQMDNLENYLGMFRALVGQTAGIRRAGSASLDLAYVAAGRFDAFWESGLSEWDMAAGALLIQEAGGLISDFTGGHEFLEKGHVVAGNTKCFKAVLTAIQPHLPASLKR is encoded by the coding sequence ATGCAGCCCATGCTGAATATCGCGCTGCGCGCCGCCCGCAGCGCCAGTGAATTGATTTTCCGCTCCATCGAGCGCCTGGATACCATCAAGGTCGACGAAAAAGACGCCAAGGATTATGTATCCGAGGTGGATCGCGCCGCCGAACAGAAAATCATCGATGCGCTGCGCAAGGCCTACCCAAACCACTCGATCCTGGGTGAAGAAACCGGCATGCACGCCGGCAACGGCATCGAAGGCGAAGAATACCTGTGGATCATCGATCCGCTGGACGGCACCACCAACTTCCTGCGCGGCATTCCTCACTTCGCTGTCAGCATCGCCTGCAAATACCGCGGTCGCCTGGAACACGCTGTTGTTCTGGACCCGGTTCGCCAGGAAGAATTCACCGCCAGCCGTGGTCGCGGCGCTCAACTGAACGGTCGTCGCCTGCGCGTCAGCGGCCGCACCAGCCTGGAAGGCGCCCTGCTGGGTACCGGCTTCCCGTTCCGTGACGACCAGATGGACAACCTCGAGAACTACCTGGGCATGTTCCGCGCCCTGGTTGGCCAGACCGCTGGCATCCGTCGCGCTGGTTCGGCAAGCCTGGACCTGGCCTACGTGGCTGCCGGTCGTTTCGACGCGTTCTGGGAGTCGGGCCTGTCCGAGTGGGACATGGCTGCAGGTGCCCTGCTGATTCAAGAAGCTGGCGGCTTGATCAGCGACTTCACCGGCGGTCACGAATTCCTTGAAAAAGGCCACGTCGTTGCCGGTAACACCAAGTGCTTCAAAGCAGTACTGACGGCCATCCAGCCGCACCTGCCAGCCTCGCTGAAGCGCTAA
- a CDS encoding glycine zipper 2TM domain-containing protein: MNKSMLVGAVLGAVGVTAGGAVATYSLVKSGPEFAQVLAVEPVKTQIKTPREVCKDVAVTRQAPVKDQHQIAGTVVGALAGGLLGNQIGGGTGKKIATVAGAVGGGYAGNKVQEGMQERDTYTTTQTRCNTVNDISDKVVGYDVRYSLDGKEGKVRMDRDPGNQIPVDKEGKLILSQNEENR; the protein is encoded by the coding sequence GTGAACAAGTCGATGCTGGTTGGTGCGGTATTGGGTGCTGTCGGTGTGACTGCCGGGGGTGCTGTTGCCACCTACAGCTTGGTTAAAAGCGGCCCTGAGTTTGCGCAAGTACTCGCCGTTGAGCCGGTCAAGACTCAGATCAAGACGCCACGTGAAGTTTGCAAGGATGTCGCAGTGACTCGGCAAGCGCCGGTCAAAGATCAGCATCAGATCGCCGGTACCGTAGTGGGTGCGTTGGCGGGCGGTCTGTTGGGTAACCAGATCGGCGGCGGCACCGGCAAGAAGATTGCTACGGTCGCAGGCGCTGTCGGCGGTGGTTATGCGGGCAACAAGGTTCAGGAAGGCATGCAAGAGCGTGATACCTACACCACGACTCAAACTCGCTGTAACACCGTGAATGACATCAGTGACAAGGTCGTGGGCTACGATGTTCGGTATTCGCTGGATGGCAAGGAAGGCAAGGTGCGGATGGATCGTGATCCGGGTAACCAGATTCCGGTCGACAAGGAAGGCAAGCTGATCCTGTCGCAGAACGAAGAAAATCGCTGA
- a CDS encoding IS1182 family transposase has translation MAYIQGESRSQTSLFPVSLEELIPEDHLVRVIDLYVAKLDLVQLGFDKALPKSTGRPSYDPADQLKLYLYGYFQRIRSSRRLEAECQRNIEVMWLINRLKPDFKTIADFRKNNKSAFVATCGAFVRFCRMAGLIAGDLVAIDGSKFQAVASSRRHMNLKQLKRQEEKLDKRIAQYLAELDEADRLDAGEVIDRGAIKTALVQLKVRQQDNQSCQALMNSMGLEQFNTHESDARMMRTPKGPRVSYNVQSAVDAKHCLILHHEVTQDGDDRKQLEPMAKAAKEQLEQDALTVTADAGYSNGQQFQACEEAAITVYVPPNRSVNPGGEDFFERKDFIYEAEHDRYQCPAGKWLTLKQRHKGDRIYQADVSDCAACPLKSQCTGAQRRYVSRHAHEEAFERMEQRMLAHPQMMANRRSIVEHPFGNLKQWLFGNARFLLRQLEGARAEMALAVSAYNLKRAISVLGARQLMALMG, from the coding sequence ATGGCTTACATCCAAGGTGAGTCCCGTAGCCAGACCAGTCTGTTCCCGGTCTCGCTGGAAGAACTGATCCCCGAGGATCATCTCGTTCGGGTTATTGACCTGTACGTCGCCAAGCTGGATCTGGTGCAACTGGGCTTTGATAAAGCGCTGCCCAAAAGCACAGGTCGTCCTTCTTATGATCCTGCCGATCAGCTCAAGCTCTACCTCTATGGCTATTTTCAGCGGATTCGCTCATCGCGGCGTCTCGAAGCCGAGTGCCAGCGCAACATCGAAGTGATGTGGCTGATCAACCGGCTTAAGCCCGACTTCAAGACCATCGCCGACTTTCGCAAAAACAACAAATCCGCCTTTGTGGCGACGTGCGGTGCCTTCGTCCGGTTTTGCCGCATGGCCGGTCTGATCGCAGGAGACTTGGTGGCCATCGACGGCAGCAAGTTTCAGGCAGTCGCTTCCTCGCGGCGCCATATGAACCTCAAGCAACTCAAGCGTCAGGAAGAAAAACTGGATAAGCGCATCGCTCAGTATCTGGCCGAACTGGATGAGGCTGACAGGCTCGATGCGGGAGAGGTGATTGATCGCGGCGCGATCAAAACAGCACTGGTGCAGCTTAAAGTTCGCCAGCAGGACAATCAGAGCTGCCAAGCGCTGATGAACTCGATGGGCCTGGAGCAGTTCAACACCCACGAAAGCGATGCCCGAATGATGCGCACGCCCAAGGGGCCGCGTGTGTCCTATAACGTGCAGAGCGCCGTGGATGCCAAGCATTGCCTGATTCTGCATCATGAGGTTACCCAGGATGGCGACGACCGCAAGCAACTCGAACCAATGGCTAAAGCCGCCAAAGAACAGCTGGAACAAGATGCCCTGACCGTGACTGCCGATGCCGGCTACTCCAACGGCCAGCAGTTTCAGGCCTGCGAGGAGGCTGCGATTACCGTTTATGTGCCGCCCAACCGCTCGGTCAATCCTGGTGGTGAGGACTTTTTTGAGCGCAAAGACTTTATCTACGAAGCCGAACACGATCGTTATCAGTGCCCGGCAGGCAAGTGGTTAACGCTCAAACAGCGCCACAAGGGCGATCGGATCTATCAGGCAGATGTCAGCGACTGCGCCGCCTGCCCGCTCAAATCCCAATGCACTGGCGCTCAGCGCCGCTACGTCTCACGCCACGCCCATGAGGAAGCCTTTGAGCGAATGGAGCAACGAATGCTGGCCCATCCGCAGATGATGGCCAACCGAAGATCCATTGTTGAGCACCCCTTCGGCAACCTGAAGCAATGGCTGTTTGGCAATGCTCGCTTCCTGTTGCGTCAACTGGAGGGCGCGAGAGCGGAAATGGCCTTGGCAGTGAGTGCCTACAACCTAAAACGCGCAATTAGTGTGCTCGGGGCCCGCCAATTGATGGCGTTAATGGGCTGA
- the tgt gene encoding tRNA guanosine(34) transglycosylase Tgt, whose product MSFELLATDGKARRGRLTFPRGTVETPAFMPVGTYGTVKGMLPRDITATGAEIILGNTFHLWLRPGTEVIKKHGDLHDFMQWKGPILTDSGGFQVFSLGAMRKIKEEGVTFASPVDGAKVFMGPEESMQVQRDLGSDIVMIFDECTPYPADEDVARVSMELSLRWAKRSKEAHGDNTAALFGIVQGGMHQDLRMRSLEGLDQIGFDGLAIGGLSVGEPKHEMIKVLDYLPGQMPADKPRYLMGVGKPEDLVEGVRRGVDMFDCVMPTRNARNGHLFIDTGVLKIRNAFHRHDDSPLDPTCDCYTCQNFSRAYLHHLDKCGEMLGSMLNTIHNLRHYQVLMAGLREAIQQGTLAAFVDAFYAKRGLPVPPLD is encoded by the coding sequence ATGTCGTTTGAGTTGCTTGCTACTGACGGCAAGGCTCGTCGCGGTCGTTTGACCTTTCCACGCGGCACCGTAGAAACCCCGGCGTTCATGCCGGTGGGCACCTACGGCACGGTCAAGGGCATGCTGCCGCGGGATATCACCGCCACTGGCGCGGAAATCATTCTGGGTAACACCTTCCACTTGTGGCTGCGTCCTGGCACTGAAGTGATCAAGAAGCACGGCGACCTACACGATTTCATGCAGTGGAAAGGCCCGATTCTGACCGACTCCGGCGGCTTCCAGGTGTTCAGCCTGGGCGCCATGCGCAAGATCAAAGAGGAGGGCGTGACTTTCGCCTCCCCGGTTGATGGCGCCAAAGTGTTCATGGGCCCGGAAGAATCGATGCAGGTCCAGCGTGACCTGGGCTCGGACATCGTGATGATCTTCGACGAATGCACCCCGTACCCGGCTGACGAAGACGTCGCTCGCGTGTCGATGGAGCTGTCGTTGCGTTGGGCCAAGCGCTCGAAAGAAGCCCATGGCGACAACACGGCGGCGCTGTTCGGCATCGTTCAGGGCGGCATGCACCAGGACCTGCGCATGCGCTCCCTGGAAGGCCTCGACCAGATCGGCTTTGATGGCCTGGCCATTGGCGGTCTATCGGTGGGCGAGCCCAAGCACGAAATGATCAAGGTGCTGGATTACCTGCCGGGTCAGATGCCGGCTGACAAACCTCGTTACCTTATGGGCGTTGGCAAACCTGAAGATCTGGTTGAGGGTGTGCGCCGCGGTGTGGACATGTTCGATTGCGTGATGCCAACCCGTAATGCCCGCAATGGGCATCTGTTCATTGATACCGGCGTGCTGAAGATCCGTAACGCGTTCCATCGCCATGATGATTCGCCGCTCGATCCGACCTGCGATTGCTATACCTGCCAGAACTTCTCCCGTGCTTATCTGCATCACCTGGACAAGTGCGGCGAAATGCTGGGGAGCATGCTCAATACCATCCATAACTTGCGTCATTATCAAGTGCTTATGGCTGGTTTGCGCGAGGCTATTCAACAGGGTACATTGGCCGCCTTTGTCGATGCCTTCTACGCCAAACGCGGGTTACCTGTTCCGCCTTTGGACTGA
- the queA gene encoding tRNA preQ1(34) S-adenosylmethionine ribosyltransferase-isomerase QueA, with protein sequence MRVADFTFELPDSLIARHPLAERRNSRLLTLDGVSGALAHRQFTDLLEHLRPGDLMVFNNTRVIPARLFGQKASGGKLEILVERVLDSHRVLAHVRSSKSPKPGSKILIDGGGEAEMLARHDALFELGFAEEVLPLLDRVGHMPLPPYIDRPDEGSDRERYQTVYAERLGAVAAPTAGLHFDQPLMEAIAAKGIETAFVTLHVGAGTFQPVRVEKIEDHHMHSEWLEVGQDVVDAVAACRARGGRVVAVGTTSVRSLESAARDGVLKPFSGDTDIFIYPGRPFHVVDALVTNFHLPESTLLMLVSAFAGYPEAMAAYKAAVEHGYRFFSYGDAMFITRNPAPRGPEDKE encoded by the coding sequence ATGCGCGTTGCTGACTTTACTTTCGAACTCCCAGATTCGCTGATCGCCCGCCATCCTTTGGCCGAGCGTCGCAACAGTCGCCTGTTGACCCTTGATGGGGTCAGCGGCGCCCTGGCACACCGTCAATTCACCGATTTGCTCGAGCATTTGCGCCCGGGCGATTTGATGGTGTTCAACAATACCCGGGTGATTCCGGCGCGGCTGTTTGGCCAGAAGGCTTCCGGCGGCAAGCTGGAAATCCTGGTCGAGCGCGTGCTCGACAGTCATCGCGTGCTGGCGCATGTGCGTTCCAGCAAGTCGCCGAAGCCGGGGTCGAAGATCCTGATCGATGGCGGTGGCGAGGCCGAGATGCTGGCGCGCCACGATGCGTTGTTTGAGTTGGGGTTTGCCGAAGAAGTGTTGCCGCTGCTCGACCGCGTCGGGCACATGCCGCTGCCACCTTATATAGACCGCCCGGACGAAGGCTCGGACCGCGAGCGTTATCAGACCGTGTACGCCGAGCGTTTGGGTGCCGTGGCGGCGCCGACGGCGGGGCTGCATTTCGATCAGCCGCTGATGGAGGCGATTGCCGCCAAGGGCATCGAGACCGCGTTCGTGACGCTGCACGTCGGTGCCGGTACGTTCCAGCCGGTGCGCGTCGAGAAGATCGAAGATCACCACATGCACAGCGAATGGCTGGAAGTCGGCCAGGACGTGGTGGATGCGGTTGCCGCTTGCCGCGCTCGCGGTGGTCGCGTGGTGGCCGTGGGGACCACCAGCGTGCGTTCGCTGGAAAGTGCTGCGCGCGATGGCGTGCTCAAGCCGTTCAGTGGCGACACCGACATTTTCATCTACCCGGGCCGACCGTTTCATGTGGTCGATGCCCTGGTCACCAACTTCCATTTGCCTGAATCCACGCTGTTGATGCTGGTTTCGGCGTTCGCCGGTTATCCCGAAGCCATGGCTGCCTATAAAGCGGCCGTCGAGCATGGATACCGCTTTTTCAGCTACGGTGATGCGATGTTTATCACCCGTAACCCCGCACCACGTGGCCCTGAGGACAAAGAATGA
- the secF gene encoding protein translocase subunit SecF, producing the protein MLRTINFMGVRNFAFGVTLFLTALAIFSVFHKGMNWGLDFTGGTLIELTYERPADVTKVREQLVASGYHEAIVQSFGATTDLLVRMPGEDPQLGHQVAEALLKVGGDNPATVKRVEFVGPQVGEELRDQGGLGMLMALGGILIYLAFRFQWKFAVGAIVSLIHDVIVTIGILSFFQITFDLTVLAAVLAIIGYSLNDTIVVFDRVRENFRVLRKASLIENINISTTQTLLRTMATSISTLLAIAALLFFGGDNLFGFSIALFVGVLAGTYSSIYIANVVLIWLNLSTEDLIPPANTEKEVDDRP; encoded by the coding sequence ATGTTACGTACAATCAACTTCATGGGCGTTCGCAACTTTGCGTTCGGCGTCACATTGTTCCTTACGGCGCTGGCCATTTTCAGTGTCTTCCATAAGGGCATGAACTGGGGCCTGGACTTCACCGGCGGTACGCTCATTGAGCTGACCTACGAGCGTCCAGCTGACGTCACCAAGGTGCGTGAGCAACTGGTGGCATCGGGTTATCACGAAGCCATCGTGCAAAGCTTCGGTGCAACTACCGACTTGCTGGTGCGTATGCCGGGTGAAGATCCGCAACTGGGTCACCAGGTGGCAGAAGCGCTGCTGAAAGTCGGCGGCGACAACCCGGCGACGGTCAAACGCGTCGAGTTCGTCGGCCCGCAGGTGGGTGAAGAGCTGCGCGACCAGGGCGGCCTCGGCATGCTGATGGCGCTGGGCGGCATCCTGATCTACCTGGCGTTCCGCTTTCAGTGGAAGTTTGCGGTCGGTGCGATTGTTTCGTTGATCCACGACGTGATCGTGACCATCGGTATCCTGTCGTTCTTCCAGATCACCTTCGATCTGACGGTGCTGGCGGCGGTACTGGCGATCATCGGTTACTCGCTCAACGACACCATCGTGGTATTCGACCGGGTTCGTGAGAACTTCCGGGTACTGCGCAAGGCCAGTCTGATCGAGAACATCAACATCTCGACCACGCAAACCCTGCTGCGGACCATGGCGACTTCGATCTCCACGTTGCTGGCGATTGCGGCCCTGCTGTTCTTCGGCGGTGACAACCTGTTCGGCTTCTCCATTGCGCTGTTCGTCGGTGTTCTGGCGGGTACTTACTCGTCGATCTACATCGCTAACGTGGTGCTGATCTGGCTGAACCTGAGCACTGAAGACCTGATTCCACCGGCCAATACCGAGAAGGAAGTCGACGACCGTCCATAA
- the cysE gene encoding serine O-acetyltransferase, whose product MFERLREDIQSVFHRDPAARNAFEVLTCYPGMHAIWIHRLSAMLWRAELKWLARLVSNFGRWLTGIEIHPGAKVGRRFFIDHGMGIVIGETAEIGDDVTIYQGVTLGGTSWNKGKRHPTLGDGVVVGAGAKVLGPFTVGAGAKVGSNAVVTKEVPPGATVVGIPGRIIVKSDVEQDAKRKAMAEKIGFDAYGLSEDMPDPVARAIGQLLDHLQAVDGRLEGMCGALKDLGSNYCAKDLPELREEDFACVKDKDQSQAS is encoded by the coding sequence ATGTTCGAGCGTTTGCGTGAAGATATCCAAAGCGTTTTCCATCGTGATCCGGCAGCGCGCAACGCCTTTGAAGTTCTGACGTGCTACCCCGGCATGCACGCCATCTGGATCCATCGTTTGTCCGCGATGCTGTGGCGCGCGGAACTGAAGTGGCTGGCGCGGCTGGTATCGAACTTCGGTCGCTGGTTGACCGGGATCGAGATCCATCCGGGCGCCAAGGTAGGTCGTCGCTTCTTTATTGATCACGGGATGGGCATCGTTATTGGTGAAACCGCCGAGATCGGCGATGACGTCACTATTTATCAGGGCGTGACCCTGGGCGGCACTAGCTGGAACAAGGGCAAGCGTCACCCGACCTTGGGTGATGGCGTCGTAGTCGGGGCGGGCGCGAAGGTGTTAGGTCCGTTCACTGTCGGTGCCGGGGCCAAGGTGGGCTCCAATGCTGTCGTGACCAAGGAAGTGCCGCCGGGTGCCACTGTGGTGGGTATTCCGGGGCGAATCATCGTCAAGTCTGATGTCGAGCAAGATGCCAAGCGCAAGGCGATGGCCGAGAAGATTGGTTTTGATGCCTACGGCCTCAGCGAAGACATGCCTGACCCGGTGGCGCGTGCCATTGGTCAGCTGCTCGATCACCTGCAGGCGGTCGATGGTCGTCTGGAAGGCATGTGCGGGGCGCTGAAGGATCTGGGCAGCAATTATTGTGCGAAAGATCTACCTGAGCTGCGTGAAGAAGACTTTGCGTGTGTGAAGGACAAGGATCAGAGTCAGGCCAGCTGA
- the trmJ gene encoding tRNA (cytosine(32)/uridine(32)-2'-O)-methyltransferase TrmJ translates to MLHNIRVVLVNTSHPGNIGGAARAMKNMGLSRLVLVEPRLFPHHEADARASGAGDILESAQVVATLEDALVGCNLVLGTSARDRRIPWPLLDPRECGVKVVEEAGQGAEIALVFGREDSGLTNEELQRCHYHVHIPSDPEFSSLNLGAAVQVLSYEVRMSWLAAQGQPSKVEKEEVASTKSGELATMDELERFYEHLEQTLVAIEFLDPEKPRHLMARLRRLYGRSSVSRAEMNILRGILTETQKAARGELLKRKD, encoded by the coding sequence GTGTTGCATAACATTCGTGTCGTCCTGGTCAATACCAGCCATCCCGGCAACATCGGCGGGGCTGCGCGTGCCATGAAGAACATGGGCTTGTCGCGGCTGGTGCTGGTCGAACCCCGGTTATTCCCGCATCACGAAGCCGACGCTCGTGCGTCCGGTGCCGGGGATATCCTTGAAAGCGCGCAAGTCGTCGCCACCTTGGAAGATGCCTTGGTCGGTTGCAATCTGGTGCTCGGTACCAGCGCGCGTGATCGTCGCATCCCCTGGCCGTTGCTCGACCCCCGCGAATGCGGTGTGAAAGTGGTGGAGGAGGCGGGGCAGGGTGCCGAGATCGCTTTGGTGTTCGGTCGTGAAGACTCCGGCCTGACCAATGAAGAGCTGCAGCGATGTCATTATCACGTGCATATCCCCTCAGACCCTGAGTTCAGTTCGCTGAACCTGGGGGCGGCGGTGCAGGTGTTGAGCTATGAAGTGCGCATGTCCTGGCTCGCGGCCCAAGGGCAGCCGAGCAAGGTCGAGAAGGAAGAAGTCGCGTCCACCAAAAGTGGCGAGCTGGCGACCATGGATGAGCTGGAGCGATTCTATGAGCACCTGGAGCAAACCCTGGTGGCCATCGAATTCCTCGATCCGGAAAAACCGCGACACTTGATGGCGCGCCTGCGCCGGTTGTACGGACGTAGCTCGGTCAGCCGGGCAGAAATGAATATATTGCGTGGCATCCTCACGGAAACCCAAAAAGCGGCCCGTGGCGAGCTTCTAAAGCGGAAGGATTAA
- the yajC gene encoding preprotein translocase subunit YajC, with the protein MSFFISNAMADAAAPAAGPMGGGFEWIFLVGFLVIFYLMIWRPQAKRAKEQKNLLSSLQKGDEVVTTGGIAGKITKVADDFVVLEVSDTVEMKFQKGAIAATLPKGTLKAI; encoded by the coding sequence ATGAGCTTTTTTATCTCTAATGCCATGGCTGACGCCGCTGCACCTGCTGCGGGCCCTATGGGTGGCGGTTTTGAGTGGATTTTCCTGGTCGGTTTCCTGGTCATCTTCTACCTGATGATCTGGCGTCCACAGGCCAAGCGCGCCAAAGAACAAAAGAACCTGCTGAGCAGCCTGCAAAAAGGCGACGAAGTTGTGACCACTGGCGGTATCGCCGGCAAGATCACTAAAGTTGCAGACGATTTCGTTGTTCTGGAAGTTTCCGACACTGTCGAAATGAAGTTCCAGAAGGGCGCTATTGCCGCGACGCTGCCAAAAGGCACGCTGAAAGCGATCTAA
- the secD gene encoding protein translocase subunit SecD gives MLNKYPLWKYILILAVLAVGLIYSAPNLYPDDPAIQVSGASTALLVNQADLDRVSTALKESGINVKAATLAANGKGGLIRLTKAEDQLPAKDVVRKALGDDYVVALNLAQTTPQWLRSLGAHPMKLGLDLSGGVHFLLEVDMDKAIDARLKVYEGDVKSLLRKEKLRYRSLPQLNGAIQLGFTDEATREEARALVRKNFNDFDIVPADLNGQPVLRLAMTPAKLAEIREYSIKQNLTTVRNRVNELGVAEPIVQRQGANRIVVELPGVQDTAEAKRILGKTANLEFRLAAEPGASKATSETFEFREGKRPPAQIERGLIITGDQVTDAKAGFGEHGTPEVNIRLDGHGGELMSRATRSNVGRSMAVIFIEQRPVTTYVKQMVNGVEKDVPVQTFKEEKKIISLATIQSPLGAQFRITGLNGQGESSELALLLRAGGLAAPMYFAEERTIGPSLGADNITKGIDASLWGMLFVSLFIMVIYRFFGLIATVALAVNMVLLLALMSLLGATLTLPGIAGIVLTMGMAVDANVLIFSRIREEIAAGMTVQRAINEGFGRAFTAILDANLTTLLVGGILFAMGTGPVKGFAVTMSLGIFTSMFTAIMVTRAMVNLIFGGRDFKKLWI, from the coding sequence ATGCTGAACAAATATCCTCTGTGGAAATACATTCTGATCCTGGCGGTGCTGGCGGTCGGTCTGATTTATTCCGCTCCCAATCTATATCCTGATGACCCGGCCATTCAGGTCAGCGGTGCAAGTACTGCGCTGCTCGTCAATCAGGCTGATCTGGATCGTGTGAGCACTGCGCTCAAGGAATCCGGGATCAACGTCAAGGCTGCCACGCTGGCGGCGAACGGCAAGGGTGGTCTGATTCGCCTGACCAAGGCTGAAGATCAGTTGCCTGCCAAAGACGTCGTGCGCAAGGCGTTGGGTGATGACTACGTCGTTGCACTGAACCTGGCACAAACCACGCCGCAATGGTTGCGCAGCCTGGGCGCGCACCCGATGAAGCTGGGTCTGGACTTGTCCGGTGGTGTGCACTTCCTGCTGGAAGTGGACATGGACAAAGCAATCGACGCACGTTTGAAAGTGTACGAAGGCGACGTCAAGAGCCTGTTGCGTAAAGAAAAACTGCGCTATCGCAGCCTGCCGCAACTCAACGGTGCCATTCAGCTGGGCTTCACTGATGAAGCAACCCGCGAAGAGGCCCGTGCGCTGGTCCGCAAGAACTTCAACGATTTCGACATTGTTCCGGCCGACCTGAATGGTCAACCGGTGCTGCGTCTGGCGATGACCCCAGCCAAGCTGGCGGAAATCCGCGAATACTCCATCAAGCAGAACTTGACCACGGTACGTAACCGCGTCAACGAGCTGGGTGTTGCCGAACCGATCGTCCAGCGTCAGGGCGCCAACCGCATCGTGGTTGAGCTGCCGGGCGTCCAGGACACCGCAGAAGCCAAGCGTATCCTCGGCAAGACGGCCAACCTTGAGTTCCGTCTGGCTGCTGAGCCGGGTGCTTCGAAAGCTACCTCTGAAACTTTCGAGTTCCGTGAAGGCAAGCGTCCGCCGGCACAGATCGAGCGTGGCCTGATCATCACCGGTGACCAGGTGACTGACGCCAAGGCTGGCTTCGGCGAGCACGGCACGCCAGAAGTGAACATCCGTCTGGATGGCCACGGTGGCGAGCTGATGAGTCGTGCGACTCGCAGCAACGTCGGTCGCAGCATGGCGGTGATCTTCATCGAGCAGCGTCCGGTGACCACTTACGTCAAGCAAATGGTTAACGGCGTCGAGAAAGACGTGCCAGTCCAGACGTTCAAGGAAGAGAAGAAGATCATCAGCCTGGCGACCATCCAGTCGCCGCTGGGTGCTCAGTTCCGCATCACTGGCCTGAACGGCCAGGGCGAGTCTTCCGAACTGGCGCTGCTGCTGCGTGCCGGTGGTCTGGCTGCACCGATGTACTTCGCTGAAGAGCGCACCATTGGTCCAAGCCTGGGTGCCGACAACATTACCAAAGGTATTGATGCATCGCTGTGGGGCATGCTGTTTGTCTCGCTGTTCATCATGGTCATCTACCGCTTCTTTGGCCTCATCGCCACCGTCGCTCTGGCGGTGAACATGGTGCTGCTGCTGGCCTTGATGTCGCTGCTGGGTGCAACGCTGACCCTGCCGGGTATCGCCGGTATCGTATTGACCATGGGTATGGCGGTCGACGCCAACGTACTGATCTTCTCGCGGATACGTGAAGAGATCGCGGCGGGCATGACCGTACAACGGGCAATCAACGAAGGCTTCGGCCGGGCATTCACCGCGATTCTCGACGCCAACCTGACAACCTTGTTGGTCGGCGGGATTCTCTTTGCGATGGGCACAGGCCCGGTCAAAGGCTTCGCAGTGACCATGTCCCTCGGGATCTTTACCTCGATGTTCACGGCCATCATGGTGACCCGCGCGATGGTCAACCTGATCTTCGGCGGTCGTGACTTCAAGAAGTTGTGGATTTAA